In one window of Pseudomonas benzenivorans DNA:
- a CDS encoding DUF599 domain-containing protein has translation MGIIDNNLWQQLLAILWFLLCWGGYTRYAHAKGRSTPCLASVLHLYREDWMRRMLLRDNRIADANVIGNLERNASFFASSTLIILAGIFTVLGASDRAVSLLADLPFVQVASREMSEVKLLCLGVIFVYAFFTFSWCMRQYNFSAVLVGSAPMAGERHVTEQERNAYAVRTARVISMAANQFNYGLRAYYFGMATLAWFINPWCFMLVTSGVVVVLYRREFHSDVLEVMVYTQTPMFEASKEKSE, from the coding sequence GGGGGCTATACCCGCTATGCACATGCAAAAGGGCGTAGCACCCCCTGTCTGGCCAGTGTCCTGCACCTGTACCGCGAAGACTGGATGCGCCGCATGCTGCTGCGGGACAACCGTATTGCCGATGCCAACGTGATCGGCAATCTGGAGCGCAATGCCTCGTTCTTCGCTTCCAGCACCCTGATCATCCTGGCCGGTATCTTCACCGTGCTCGGCGCCTCCGACCGCGCGGTGTCGCTACTCGCCGACCTGCCTTTCGTGCAGGTCGCCAGCCGGGAAATGTCCGAGGTCAAGCTGTTGTGTCTGGGCGTGATCTTCGTCTACGCCTTCTTCACCTTCAGCTGGTGCATGCGTCAGTACAACTTCTCGGCGGTGTTGGTGGGGTCGGCGCCCATGGCCGGGGAGCGGCATGTCACCGAGCAGGAACGCAATGCCTATGCCGTGCGGACCGCGCGGGTGATCTCGATGGCCGCCAACCAGTTCAACTATGGGCTGCGGGCCTATTACTTCGGCATGGCGACACTGGCCTGGTTCATCAACCCTTGGTGCTTCATGCTGGTGACCAGTGGCGTGGTGGTGGTGCTATATCGTCGCGAGTTTCATTCCGACGTGCTGGAGGTGATGGTCTACACCCAGACCCCGATGTTCGAAGCGAGTAAGGAGAAGAGCGAGTGA